One Legionella hackeliae DNA segment encodes these proteins:
- a CDS encoding efflux RND transporter permease subunit, giving the protein MFNRLIAWSLANRAIVLALTMALCILGGYALQRMPVDVFPEFAPPQVVVQTEAPGMAPQDVEALITYPLESAINGTPGVTDVRSRTSAGLSTIVIIFDDKTDIYLDRQLINERIQQVASKLPPGSSTPVMLPVISAVGWMLKYALVSDTLSPEELRTISDWVIRPRILALGGVASVVALGGEVKQYQVLLDSSRMLAYRISVEEVRQALENSNRNVPGAFLQKSGRELIVGTIGRIKTLEDIQKTIITTRKGIPITIGNVATVTFGGEIKRGDGAYGAKNAVIGTISKSYGANTLTTTHKVEKALAEIKASLPSGVELKTDVFRQATFIEAAIKNLGIALLEGALIVIAVLFIFLMNLRASFITFFSMPVSFVFGILILYLFGFGINAMTLGGIAIAIGEVVDDGIITVENVVRRLRLNRLSTNPLPSLTIIFDAVVEIRNSVIYATIIVSLVFIPIFFLSGVSEKIFSPLAVAYIASVLGSLVVSITAVPALCYLLLANKKEKLEDDKYSVLELLQRPSRLVKDTTAESLHEVTEKETGFVSWLKHHFKRLLLWSLNHFWSVTTAAFLALFMALALLPFFRTAFLPEFHEGNFIIAMTTLPGTSVEESMRLGTQVRKRLLKYPQVISIAQRAGRSELDEDALPPNVSEFDLYLDFDKDKSMPADELLRRIRQDLALIPGAVFNVGQFIAHRMDEVLSGVRAQVAIKIFGDNLTLLNELAESITSLIKKIPGIVDINKEQQINVPQLIIKIDREKAAYYGINVGQISEDIQTLLNGIRVSSVLEGQRSFDLYLRLAESGRQSVKAVHDMLIDAHGINTPQTEKIPLRAVAEISEQEQPFLINRENVQRMVVVAFNVEGNDLGGIIREVKQQIKEQVKLPSGYFIQYGGQFETQQQASRTIIFLGGLAIIAMLLLLYKAFGTFREALLVLFNLPLALIGGVLSLFIASGEMSIAAMIGFITLFGIAARNGIILVAHYNQLRAAGKPLNEVVIQGTLDRLVPVLMTAATAALGLIPLLWGSPVGKELERPLAQVLLGGLLTSTCLNMIVVPTVYNYIEQRRARRLSQ; this is encoded by the coding sequence GGGTCACAGATGTGCGCTCACGTACCTCAGCAGGGTTATCCACAATTGTAATTATCTTTGACGACAAAACCGATATCTATCTCGATAGACAACTTATCAATGAGCGTATTCAACAAGTCGCCAGCAAACTACCTCCGGGCAGTTCAACACCAGTCATGTTACCAGTCATTTCTGCTGTAGGATGGATGCTTAAATACGCTTTGGTGAGTGATACCTTATCCCCTGAAGAATTACGTACAATTTCCGATTGGGTAATTCGTCCACGAATTCTTGCCTTGGGGGGTGTTGCATCAGTTGTTGCCTTAGGAGGGGAAGTCAAACAATATCAAGTGTTATTGGACTCTTCGCGTATGTTGGCTTATCGCATCAGCGTGGAGGAAGTGCGTCAAGCTTTAGAAAATTCGAATCGCAACGTTCCCGGTGCTTTTTTACAGAAATCAGGCCGAGAGCTTATTGTAGGAACAATTGGCCGAATAAAAACATTAGAAGATATACAAAAAACAATCATTACGACGCGTAAAGGTATTCCCATAACCATTGGGAATGTCGCAACAGTAACCTTTGGCGGTGAAATTAAACGCGGAGATGGCGCCTACGGTGCAAAAAATGCAGTTATCGGTACAATTTCCAAATCTTACGGCGCTAACACACTCACCACAACTCATAAGGTGGAAAAGGCTCTGGCCGAGATCAAAGCCTCACTCCCTTCTGGAGTTGAGTTAAAAACGGATGTGTTCCGACAAGCAACGTTCATTGAGGCAGCGATTAAGAATCTCGGTATTGCCCTCCTTGAAGGTGCTTTGATTGTCATTGCGGTGTTATTCATTTTTTTAATGAATCTTCGTGCCTCCTTTATTACATTTTTCTCAATGCCTGTGTCTTTTGTCTTTGGTATTCTCATTTTGTACCTCTTTGGGTTTGGTATTAATGCCATGACCTTAGGCGGTATTGCTATTGCTATTGGTGAAGTGGTTGATGATGGAATTATTACGGTAGAAAACGTGGTCAGGCGACTACGTCTAAATCGTTTATCAACCAATCCGCTACCCAGTCTGACCATTATTTTCGACGCTGTCGTTGAAATAAGAAACTCAGTCATTTATGCCACTATCATAGTAAGTTTGGTATTTATACCTATTTTTTTCCTCTCTGGAGTGAGTGAAAAAATCTTCAGCCCCCTGGCCGTTGCCTATATTGCCTCCGTATTAGGTTCTCTCGTGGTCTCCATTACCGCGGTACCTGCGCTGTGTTATCTGTTATTAGCAAATAAAAAAGAAAAGCTTGAGGATGATAAATACAGTGTATTGGAATTATTGCAAAGGCCTTCACGACTGGTTAAGGATACAACGGCGGAGTCATTACATGAGGTAACTGAAAAAGAAACTGGCTTTGTTTCCTGGCTTAAACACCATTTTAAACGTCTCTTATTATGGTCACTTAACCATTTTTGGTCCGTTACCACCGCCGCATTCCTGGCATTATTCATGGCATTAGCCCTTCTTCCTTTTTTTAGGACTGCTTTTTTACCGGAGTTTCACGAGGGTAATTTTATCATTGCCATGACCACGTTGCCGGGAACATCCGTGGAAGAATCGATGCGCCTGGGAACTCAAGTTCGTAAACGACTATTGAAATACCCGCAAGTGATTTCTATCGCTCAGCGCGCAGGTCGCAGTGAGCTCGATGAAGATGCCTTGCCTCCTAATGTGAGTGAATTTGATCTCTATCTGGATTTTGATAAAGATAAATCCATGCCAGCTGATGAGTTACTTCGACGAATACGTCAGGATTTGGCCCTTATTCCTGGCGCTGTTTTTAACGTCGGGCAATTCATTGCCCATCGCATGGATGAAGTACTTTCTGGTGTTCGCGCACAGGTTGCCATTAAAATTTTTGGTGACAACTTGACCCTGCTTAATGAGCTTGCCGAGTCAATCACATCATTAATTAAGAAAATTCCCGGAATCGTGGATATTAACAAAGAACAGCAAATCAATGTTCCCCAATTGATTATCAAAATTGATCGCGAAAAAGCTGCTTACTATGGCATTAACGTCGGACAAATTTCAGAAGACATTCAAACCTTGCTCAATGGTATACGAGTCTCTAGTGTGCTTGAAGGACAACGCAGTTTTGATCTTTATTTACGCCTGGCTGAATCTGGGCGACAAAGTGTGAAGGCAGTTCATGACATGTTGATTGATGCGCATGGAATTAATACACCACAGACTGAAAAAATTCCTCTACGCGCAGTGGCTGAAATATCCGAACAAGAGCAGCCTTTTTTAATTAATCGAGAAAATGTACAACGCATGGTCGTTGTGGCTTTTAACGTAGAAGGAAACGATTTGGGCGGCATTATCCGTGAGGTAAAGCAGCAAATAAAAGAGCAAGTCAAATTGCCATCCGGATATTTTATTCAATATGGTGGACAATTTGAAACCCAGCAACAGGCCTCTCGCACAATTATCTTTTTAGGTGGTTTGGCTATTATTGCTATGCTTCTGCTGTTATATAAGGCTTTCGGTACATTTAGAGAGGCATTATTAGTGCTTTTTAACCTACCTCTGGCTTTAATTGGTGGCGTCTTGTCCTTATTTATTGCTAGTGGGGAAATGAGCATTGCTGCCATGATTGGTTTTATTACCCTATTTGGTATCGCAGCACGCAATGGCATTATTTTAGTCGCTCATTACAATCAATTACGAGCCGCTGGCAAGCCTCTGAATGAAGTTGTCATACAAGGCACTTTAGATAGACTTGTGCCGGTATTAATGACTGCAGCAACCGCAGCTTTGGGTTTAATCCCCCTGCTTTGGGGTTCTCCTGTTGGTAAAGAATTAGAGCGTCCTTTAGCCCAGGTACTCTTGGGTGGGTTATTAACTTCAACCTGTCTTAATATGATTGTTGTGCCGACAGTGTATAATTACATCGAACAAAGGCGAGCTCGGCGTCTATCGCAGTAA